In Leucoraja erinacea ecotype New England chromosome 11, Leri_hhj_1, whole genome shotgun sequence, the following are encoded in one genomic region:
- the pfdn1 gene encoding prefoldin subunit 1 isoform X3 produces the protein MGSPNMAAPVDQELKKAFADLQTKVLYTQQKVKLADLQIEQLNRTIKHANLTDGEIAALPGEARMYEGVGRMFILQPKVIIHNQLLEKQKIAEEKIKELEMIL, from the exons TCTCCAAACATGGCCGCCCCCGTGGACCAGGAGCTGAAGAAG GCTTTTGCTGATTTAcagaccaaagtgctttatacaCAACAGAAGGTGAAACTTGCAGATTTGCAGATTGAACAATTAAATAGAACCATAAAACACGCAAATTTAACAGATGGAGAAATAGCTGCACTGCCAGGAGAAGCACGCATGTATGAAGGTGTTGGTAGAAT GTTTATCCTGCAACCAAAAGTCATAATTCATAATCAGCTCCTTGAGAAACAAAAAATAGCAGAAGAAAAGATCAAGGAACTTGAG